The genomic region TTGGCCCCGATCGCGGAGCCGACGGCGCGCACTGCGGCCCGCGAGGCGCCGATCTGCTCGGCGAGCCGGCCGTAGGTGCTGGTCCCGCCGTACGGCACGGTGTCGATCGCCTGCCAGACCCGCTGCTGGAACTCCGTCCCCCGGGCCCGCAGCTCGAGGTCGAACTCCTTCAGGTCCCCGGCGAAGTACGCCTGCAGCTGCTCGGCCACCGCGACGAAGGCCGGGGCATCCTCGCGCCAGTCGTCCCGGACGGTGGCCGCGCCCTTCTGGCCGGTCATCGAGAGCGAGCAGAGAGCCAGCCCGCCGGGGGCGGTCGCGGACTCCTCGCCGACCAGCAGCAAGGCGCCGAGCGGGCTCTCGATGGTGGTGTGCACGGTGGTGGTCACGGCGCTGGGCCTCTCTCGTTCGCGGGTCGTCTACCCCTCTACTGTGCCGTCTCGCGGATGTCCGGTCTGGCGGATTTCGGACCTGGCACTCGCGCACAATTCATTCACAACTCATTGTTCGAGCTCGCGCGACCCGGTACCGTCGAAATGGGTTTAAATTCGAACGAAACAGGACCAAGCATGGCCAAGCAGCCCCGCAAGCACCCCGCCAAGCGCACCGACGGCTGGCCCAGCAGGGCCTACCCCACGAAGGTCAAACCTGCCGACGCCAAGCCCGCCCGCCGTACGCCGGTCGCCCGGCGCGCCGTGCTGGCCGGCGTGCTGGGCCTGGTGCTGGCCGGCGGCGTGACCGCCGTCGTGGCTGCCTCCCACGGTGGCGGTGCGAAGCCGGGCTCCACCGCCGCCGCGCTGCCCAGCCAGCCGCGCACCACCGCGGACGGCCGCACCACCTCGCCACCCTGGGACGCGCCCGCCGACGCGAGCGCGGCCGTCGCGGCGGCCGGCCTGCCGATGCTGGACGCCGAGGGCACGGTCGAGCACATCCACGCCCACCTGGACGTCTACCTGGACGGCAAGGCGGTGAGCGTCCCGCCACTGATCGGGATCGACGAGACCGCGCAGCGGATCAGCCCGCTGCACACCCACGACACCAGTGGTGTGATCCACATCGAGTCCCCGGTGAAGACCGACTTCACGCTCGGCCAGTTCATGACCGAGTGGCAGGTCTCCCTCGCCGCCGACCACCTCGGCGGGGCGACCACCGACGGCAGCCACACCCTGACCGCCTATGTCGACGGCAAGCCGGTCACCGGCGACCCGGCGGCCGTCGTTCTCGGCGCGCACCAGGAGATCGCCCTGGTCTACGGCACGGCCACGGAGAACGCCCAGGTCAGCGTCCCGAGCAGCTTCGCCTTCCCGAACGGCGAATGACCCCGTCGCCAACCGTGCCGCCGGCGCTCAGTAGCCGGTCGAACCGTCGAGCCGCTCGCGCAGCAGGTCGGCGTGCCCGTTGTGTCGGGCGTACTCGGCGACCATGCCGACCATGATCCGGCGCAGCGAGATCGGCTCCTCGCCCCTCGGCGCCGCCGCCAGTGCGTCCAGCGAGGGCGCGGCCGCGACGATCGCCCGGGAGCGGTCGCACTCGGCGCGCCAGACGGCGAGGTCCTGGGCCGGGTCGGCGCCGGTGAACTCGAAGTCCTGTTCCGGCTCCTCGTCGGAGTAGTACAGGTGCGGCAGCTCCTGGCCCGCGAACTGCAGGGCGAACCACCAGCGCTCGACCCCGGCCAGGTGCCGGATCAGACCGTGCAGGCTGAGCCCGGACGGGTCGATGCTCTTCTCGGCGAGGCGCTGCGGCGCGATGCCGGCGAGCTTGAGCTCGAAGGTGGCGCGGTGCCAGTCGAGGAAGGCCGTCAGCGTCTCCCGCTCGTCGCCCACCCGGGGCAGCGGCGCACGGGTGTCGAGCTCGGCGGGCCAGGCCGGGGAGAGGTTCTGCTCGGGAACCTCGTTCGCGTTCGCATTCATGCGCGCGAGTCTGGCAGCGGCCACTGACAACCCGACAACGGGCTGACAGCCCCGCGGCGCGACACACCGACAAGTTCTCCTGTCTTGACAAATCTTTTTGTCGGTTGGACTCTGGAGTGGTGCTGGACGTCGCTGTGATCGAAGAACCCGCTGCGGCCGGGGCATCCCTGGACCCGATCCGGGCCCGGATCCTCGCCGCCCTGGCCGAGCCCGGCTCGGCCGCCATGCTGGCCACCCGCTTGGGGCTGCCCCGGCAGAAGCTCAACTACCACCTGAAGGAGCTGGAGCGGCACGGACTGGTGGAGCTCGTCGAGGAGCGGCGCAAGGGCAACGTGACCGAGCGGATCTACCGCGCCACCGCCGCCTCCTACGTGATCTCCCCGAGCGTGCTCGCCGCCTTGAGCCCGGACCCGTCCCGTGCCCCCGACCAGCTCTCGGCCCGCTGGCTGCTGGCCCTGGGGTCGCGGCTGGTGCAGGAGGTCGGCCAGCTGCTGACCGGCGCGGCCCGCGCCGGGCGGCGGGTCGCCACCTTCGGCATCGACGCGGAGGTGCGGTTCGCCTCCGCGGCCGACCGGGCGGCGTTCGCCGAGGAACTCGCCCAGAGCGTGGCCGCCCTGGTCAGCCGCTACCACGACGCGGCCGCCCCGGGGGGCCGCAGCCACCGGGTGCTCGTCGGCCTGCACCAGATTCCCACCACGCCCGTCACCGAGGGCCGTGCCACGAACGCCGCCGGGCGGACCCTGGCAACGGAGTCCGAAGCCGGACAGGAGAACTGACGATGACTCACCCGTTCGAGATCGAGCTGGAAACCGTCCTGCCGGCGAGCCCGGAACAGGTCTGGGAAGCGATCGCCACCGGACCAGGGGTCGACTCCTGGTTCATGGGCCGCAACCAGATCGAGGCGCGCGAGGGCGGGATCGCCGCGATGGACACCGGCGGCCACCGGGAGGAGGCGCTGATCACCGCCTACGACCCCGGCAAGCGCTTGGCCACCCGCACGTCCACCGCCGAGGACGGCCGGTTCATGGCCTTCGAGTACCTCATCGAAGGACGCGACGGCGGCAGCACAGTCCTGCGCGTCGTCCACAGCGGCATGCTCGGCGACGACTGGCAGGACGAGTACGACGCCCTGCGCCGCGGCTGGCCGTTCCACCTCAACACGCTCCGCGAGTACCTCACGCACTTCGGCGGACGCACCGCCGTCCCCGTCTTCGCCGCGGCACCGACCGGCAGCTCCTCGGCGCAGGACGTCCGGGCGGCGCTCGCCCGCACCCTGTCGCTCCCCACCCCGGTGGCCCTCGGCACAGCGGCGCACGCGGAGCCGGCGGGCCTGCCCCCGCTGGACGGCGTAGTGGTCTGGGCGGACGACGAGCGGTTCGAGATCCGCACCTCCGACGGCATCTACACCTTCCACCAGGGTCCCGGCATCGTCCTGACGTTCCATCACCTCTTCGGAGCGGACACCGACGGAGCAGAGGACGCCTGGCAGCAGTGGCTGACCGGGCTCCTCGACTGACCCGACTCCCGACTGACCCAACTCCTCGGCTGGACTCAACTCCTCGGCCGACTCAACTCCTCGGCCGACTCAACTCCTCAGCCGACCCGACTTCTCAGCTTTCGCGACACATCTAAGGAACCTTCGATGCGCACTCTCATCAGCACCGCCTTCATCTCCCTCGACGGCGTCGTGGACTCGCCGGGCGGCGAGCCCGGCTACCGGAACTCCGGCTGGACCTTCAAGGAGGTCGAATTCGTCCCGGAGGCCTTCGAGATCAAGGGGCGCGAGCAGCAGGAGTCCACCGCCCTCCTCCTGGGCCGGGTCAGCTACGAGGCCTTCAGCGCCGTCTGGCCGGACATGGCGGAGTTCGCCCAGTACCGGGCCATGCCGAAGTACGTCGTCTCCACCACCCTCACCGACGACCAGCTGGTCTCGAACTGGGGCGAGACGAAGATCCTCCGCTCGCTCGACGAGGTCTCCGCGCTCAAGGAGACCGAGGGCGGCCCGATCATCGTCCACGGCAGCGCCTCCCTGAACCACGCCCTCTCCGACGCGGGCCTGATCGACCGCTACCACCTGCTCGTCTACCCGCTGCTGCTCGGCGCCGGCAGGCGCCTGTTCAGCACCACCGACAAGGACGCGCAGAAGCTGAAGCTCGTCGAGCACGAGGTCTACTCCAACGGTCTCCAGAAGCAGGTCTTCGACGTCGTCCGCTGACAGTCCACCGGCGGACCTCGCACAGTCCGGCCGGACTCCAGGACCCGCCGAGCGGCACTCCACGGATTGTCAGTACGGCTGCTTACGGTGGTTCCTGTGTTCACCGCCCCGGCTCCGGCCCTCTCGCTCCCTGACGACCTGATCGCCCTTCAGCGGGCGCTGCTCGCCGCCGATCAGGCTGTCGGCGACTACGCCCTAGCCGTACGCGACCGTCGGCGGGCCGCCTATCCCGAACGGTGGCAGGCGGTGCAGCGCTGCACCTGGACGGCGGGCGAGCAGGCCGAGTTCGACCGCCGCTGGGAGGCGTACGTCAGCGCGGGCGCGGCGGTGCGCAGTCACCCGGTGTTGGTCCGGGCCCGGGTGCTCGGCATCGAGGCGGCGGTACTGCGCGGCCTGCGGGAGGC from Kitasatospora azatica KCTC 9699 harbors:
- a CDS encoding SRPBCC family protein, translated to MTHPFEIELETVLPASPEQVWEAIATGPGVDSWFMGRNQIEAREGGIAAMDTGGHREEALITAYDPGKRLATRTSTAEDGRFMAFEYLIEGRDGGSTVLRVVHSGMLGDDWQDEYDALRRGWPFHLNTLREYLTHFGGRTAVPVFAAAPTGSSSAQDVRAALARTLSLPTPVALGTAAHAEPAGLPPLDGVVVWADDERFEIRTSDGIYTFHQGPGIVLTFHHLFGADTDGAEDAWQQWLTGLLD
- a CDS encoding DinB family protein; the encoded protein is MNANANEVPEQNLSPAWPAELDTRAPLPRVGDERETLTAFLDWHRATFELKLAGIAPQRLAEKSIDPSGLSLHGLIRHLAGVERWWFALQFAGQELPHLYYSDEEPEQDFEFTGADPAQDLAVWRAECDRSRAIVAAAPSLDALAAAPRGEEPISLRRIMVGMVAEYARHNGHADLLRERLDGSTGY
- a CDS encoding ArsR/SmtB family transcription factor: MLDVAVIEEPAAAGASLDPIRARILAALAEPGSAAMLATRLGLPRQKLNYHLKELERHGLVELVEERRKGNVTERIYRATAASYVISPSVLAALSPDPSRAPDQLSARWLLALGSRLVQEVGQLLTGAARAGRRVATFGIDAEVRFASAADRAAFAEELAQSVAALVSRYHDAAAPGGRSHRVLVGLHQIPTTPVTEGRATNAAGRTLATESEAGQEN
- a CDS encoding dihydrofolate reductase family protein; translation: MRTLISTAFISLDGVVDSPGGEPGYRNSGWTFKEVEFVPEAFEIKGREQQESTALLLGRVSYEAFSAVWPDMAEFAQYRAMPKYVVSTTLTDDQLVSNWGETKILRSLDEVSALKETEGGPIIVHGSASLNHALSDAGLIDRYHLLVYPLLLGAGRRLFSTTDKDAQKLKLVEHEVYSNGLQKQVFDVVR
- a CDS encoding methylated-DNA--[protein]-cysteine S-methyltransferase, which produces MTTTVHTTIESPLGALLLVGEESATAPGGLALCSLSMTGQKGAATVRDDWREDAPAFVAVAEQLQAYFAGDLKEFDLELRARGTEFQQRVWQAIDTVPYGGTSTYGRLAEQIGASRAAVRAVGSAIGANPLLIVRACHRVIGATGALTGYAGGLERKEYLLAHEGAWPVGRG